From a single Glycine soja cultivar W05 chromosome 19, ASM419377v2, whole genome shotgun sequence genomic region:
- the LOC114399318 gene encoding reticulon-like protein B16 isoform X2, giving the protein MSESEAQLPTAFVADVLLWKRWHVSLGIIVVATVAWVLFEWTSLPFLTICSDVLLILIVLLFLHANYAALRNKQPPTLPELVVSEEMVNNVAASFRVKINNMLLIAHDITIGKDFRIFFKVVICLWLLSVIGSAFSFFTLAYIGTLLMITIPALYSKYGGYVDKCCGVIHRQFSRHYRIVDESVFNRLPRNISKDKES; this is encoded by the exons ATGTCTGAATCAGAAGCTCAGCTTCCTACTGCCTTTG TTGCTGATGTTCTATTGTGGAAGAGGTGGCATGTTTCCTTGGGTATCATTGTTGTTGCAACAGTTGCCTGGGTCCTATTTGAGTGGACCAGTTTACCATTTTTAACAATTTGTTCAGATGTTTTGCTGATTTTGATCGTACTGTTGTTTCTGCATGCTAACTATGCTGCCCTTAGAAATAA ACAACCACCAACATTACCTGAACTAGTTGTGTCAGAGGAGATGGTTAATAATGTAGCAGCTTCATTTCGGGTCAAAATCAACAATATGCTTCTTATAGCTCATGACATCACTATTGGCAaggattttagaatttttttcaaG GTGGTGATTTGTCTATGGCTCTTGTCTGTCATTGGCAGCGCCTTCTCCTTCTTCACACTCGCATATATTG GAACCCTTCTTATGATTACTATCCCTGCATTGTACAGCAAATATGGGGGTTATGTAGATAAATGTTGTGGAGTTATACATCGCCAATTTTCAAGACATTATAGGATAGTTGATGAGAGTGTTTTCAACAGACTGCCACGTAATATATCAAAGGACAAAGAGTCTTGA
- the LOC114398460 gene encoding cyclic dof factor 2-like: protein MLESKDSTMKLFGKTIPAPEISAGAPALSSGDADAVGVVQNHGSSSVNGDGEEHEIEQDIMGEETTESEKEDEVTNLDTVSRPGEVSINPSTKKEDLTLKTSKKTEQEQGENSQDKTLRKPDKILPCPRCNSMDTKFCYYNNYNVNQPRHFCKNCQRYWTAGGVMRNVPVGAGRRKNKNFTSQYRQITVPEAALLSSQPDLPNGVSHPSLNCNATLLAFGSDTPLCESMTSVLNLAEKAVNNSTTNGFNGSEELEIPFAYVAGEKVNDDSNKSSDMSTKPMEGETTNRSQEQVIENCHPFPPHAPYFPGAPWPFPWNPALWNSPVPSPPAFFPQGFTMPLYPAAAYWGLTIPGAWSIPWLAQPSLPNSTVSNSGPDPIARTIAMS, encoded by the exons ATGTTGGAGTCAAAAGACTCGACGATGAAGCTCTTCGGGAAGACGATCCCTGCGCCGGAGATCTCCGCCGGAGCTCCGGCATTGTCTTCTGGTGATGCTGATGCTGTTGGTGTTGTTCAGAACCATGGTTCTTCAAGTGTCAATGGGGATGGTGAAGAGCACGAGATTGAGCAG GACATAATGGGAGAGGAAACAACTGAGAGTGAGAAGGAAGATGAAGTGACCAATCTTGATACTGTCTCAAGACCAGGGGAAGTGTCTATTAACCCCTCTACCAAGAAGGAGGATCTTACattgaaaacttcaaaaaagaCCGAACAAGAACAAGGTGAAAATTCCCAAGATAAAACACTGAGAAAGCCGGACAAAATACTGCCTTGCCCCCGCTGCAATAGCATGGATACCAAGTTCTGCTACTACAATAATTACAATGTCAACCAACCCCGCCATTTCTGCAAGAATTGTCAGAGATACTGGACTGCCGGTGGAGTGATGAGGAATGTTCCTGTGGGTGCTGGTCGCAGGAAGAACAAGAATTTTACTTCTCAGTATCGTCAGATAACTGTTCCTGAAGCAGCACTCTTGAGTTCTCAGCCGGACTTGCCAAATGGAGTCAGTCATCCTTCCTTGAACTGTAATGCCACACTCCTTGCATTTGGGTCTGATACACCCTTGTGTGAATCAATGACATCTGTTTTGAACCTTGCTGAAAAAGCAGTGAACAATTCCACAACAAATGGATTTAATGGCTCAGAAGAACTAGAAATTCCTTTTGCTTATGTTGCTGGAGAAAAAGTGAATGATGATTCCAATAAATCTTCTGACATGTCAACAAAGCCAATGGAAGGTGAAACCACCAATAGGTCCCAAGAACAAGTCATAGAGAATTGTCATCCCTTCCCACCTCATGCTCCCTACTTTCCTGGTGCCCCTTGGCCTTTCCCATGGAATCCAGCACTGTGGAACTCCCCGGTACCATCACCACCTGCTTTTTTCCCACAAGGATTTACCATGCCTCTCTATCCTGCAGCAGCTTATTGGGGTCTTACTATACCGGGTGCATGGAGCATCCCATGGCTAGCGCAACCATCATTACCAAATAGCACAGTGTCTAACTCTGGTCCAGACCCCATTGCCCGAACCATAGCCATGTCTTGA
- the LOC114399318 gene encoding reticulon-like protein B16 isoform X1, which translates to MSESEAQLPTAFVADVLLWKRWHVSLGIIVVATVAWVLFEWTSLPFLTICSDVLLILIVLLFLHANYAALRNNRQPPTLPELVVSEEMVNNVAASFRVKINNMLLIAHDITIGKDFRIFFKVVICLWLLSVIGSAFSFFTLAYIGTLLMITIPALYSKYGGYVDKCCGVIHRQFSRHYRIVDESVFNRLPRNISKDKES; encoded by the exons ATGTCTGAATCAGAAGCTCAGCTTCCTACTGCCTTTG TTGCTGATGTTCTATTGTGGAAGAGGTGGCATGTTTCCTTGGGTATCATTGTTGTTGCAACAGTTGCCTGGGTCCTATTTGAGTGGACCAGTTTACCATTTTTAACAATTTGTTCAGATGTTTTGCTGATTTTGATCGTACTGTTGTTTCTGCATGCTAACTATGCTGCCCTTAGAAATAA CAGACAACCACCAACATTACCTGAACTAGTTGTGTCAGAGGAGATGGTTAATAATGTAGCAGCTTCATTTCGGGTCAAAATCAACAATATGCTTCTTATAGCTCATGACATCACTATTGGCAaggattttagaatttttttcaaG GTGGTGATTTGTCTATGGCTCTTGTCTGTCATTGGCAGCGCCTTCTCCTTCTTCACACTCGCATATATTG GAACCCTTCTTATGATTACTATCCCTGCATTGTACAGCAAATATGGGGGTTATGTAGATAAATGTTGTGGAGTTATACATCGCCAATTTTCAAGACATTATAGGATAGTTGATGAGAGTGTTTTCAACAGACTGCCACGTAATATATCAAAGGACAAAGAGTCTTGA